The Flavobacterium sp. 123 genome contains a region encoding:
- a CDS encoding DUF6132 family protein, with protein sequence MSSKKTFFITLIGVFIGLFMGYLYYYFIGCSTGTCPITSRPLNASLYGGVMGGLLFNMFTSKKTK encoded by the coding sequence ATGTCATCTAAAAAAACTTTTTTTATTACTCTTATTGGAGTATTTATAGGACTTTTTATGGGGTATTTATACTACTATTTCATCGGTTGCTCAACTGGAACCTGCCCTATTACATCAAGACCTTTAAACGCGTCTTTATATGGTGGAGTGATGGGTGGATTACTCTTTAATATGTTTACCAGCAAAAAGACCAAGTAA
- a CDS encoding DUF2892 domain-containing protein, whose protein sequence is MKKNIGLSDKIVRIALAIVIAVLYYTNTINGTIAIILGAFAVILLLTSFINFCPLYLPFGISTRKKV, encoded by the coding sequence ATGAAAAAAAATATAGGTTTATCAGACAAAATTGTTCGCATTGCTTTAGCAATTGTAATTGCTGTTTTATATTATACCAATACAATTAATGGAACAATAGCGATTATTTTAGGCGCTTTTGCAGTTATTTTATTGCTAACGAGTTTTATTAATTTTTGCCCATTGTATTTGCCTTTTGGAATTTCAACACGAAAAAAAGTTTAA
- a CDS encoding rhodanese-like domain-containing protein — translation MQIEQIYTGCLAQGAYYITSDGEAAIIDPLREVQPYLDRLERDKVKLKYIFETHFHADFVSGHIDLSKKTNAKIVYGPTAKPEFKAIVAEDNQVFEIGKIKLKVLHTPGHTMESTTYLLVDEKGKEHAIFSGDTLFIGDVGRPDLAQKAASMTKEELAATLYHSLRNKIMTLPDDVIVYPAHGAGSACGKNMSKETISTIGNQKATNYALRANMTESEFVTEVTEGLLPPPAYFGMNVAMNKKGYESFETVLNHGMRAIKVADFEKITADSGALILDTRKNTIFSKGFIPQSINIGIDGDFAPWVGALVADVKQPIILVSEIGREEETVTRLSRVGFDNLIGHLDGGFEAWQKAGQETDIINRITAEQFSNEVKIGESKIIDIRKESEYCAEHVEEAYNKPLANINDWIKDINPKEHFYLHCAGGYRSMIAASILEARGFRNFTEIEGGFNAIAKTNIPKTNFVCQSKILK, via the coding sequence ATGCAGATAGAACAAATATATACTGGTTGTTTAGCACAAGGTGCTTATTATATCACTTCAGATGGCGAGGCTGCAATTATTGACCCACTTCGTGAAGTACAGCCTTATTTAGATCGGTTGGAACGCGATAAAGTGAAGTTAAAATATATTTTTGAAACGCATTTTCATGCTGATTTTGTTTCAGGTCACATTGATTTAAGTAAAAAAACAAATGCTAAAATTGTGTATGGACCAACTGCTAAACCCGAATTTAAAGCTATTGTTGCCGAAGATAATCAAGTATTTGAAATTGGTAAAATCAAACTAAAAGTACTGCATACCCCAGGTCATACTATGGAAAGTACAACTTATCTATTGGTAGATGAAAAAGGCAAAGAGCATGCGATTTTCTCTGGTGACACATTGTTTATTGGTGATGTAGGAAGACCTGATTTAGCTCAAAAAGCGGCTTCAATGACTAAAGAGGAATTAGCGGCTACTTTATACCATTCCTTAAGGAACAAAATAATGACTCTTCCTGATGATGTTATCGTATATCCTGCGCATGGAGCAGGAAGCGCTTGCGGAAAAAACATGAGCAAGGAAACCATTTCAACCATCGGGAATCAGAAAGCGACTAATTACGCCTTGAGAGCTAACATGACCGAATCTGAATTTGTAACCGAAGTAACCGAAGGTTTATTACCTCCTCCTGCATATTTTGGTATGAATGTGGCCATGAATAAAAAGGGATATGAAAGTTTTGAAACTGTTTTAAACCACGGAATGAGAGCAATAAAAGTTGCTGATTTCGAAAAAATTACTGCTGATTCAGGTGCATTAATTTTGGATACTCGAAAAAATACTATTTTCAGTAAAGGATTTATTCCTCAATCTATAAATATCGGAATTGATGGCGATTTTGCGCCTTGGGTTGGAGCTTTGGTTGCTGATGTGAAACAGCCTATAATTTTAGTTTCAGAAATTGGACGTGAAGAAGAAACAGTAACTAGGTTAAGCCGCGTAGGATTTGATAATTTGATTGGACATTTAGACGGTGGTTTCGAAGCTTGGCAAAAAGCGGGACAAGAAACTGACATCATAAACCGAATTACTGCTGAACAGTTTTCTAATGAAGTCAAAATTGGTGAAAGCAAAATAATTGACATCCGAAAAGAAAGTGAATATTGTGCTGAACACGTTGAAGAAGCTTATAATAAACCTTTGGCTAACATCAATGATTGGATAAAAGATATAAATCCTAAAGAACATTTTTACCTCCATTGTGCTGGTGGTTATCGCAGTATGATTGCAGCTTCAATTCTTGAAGCTAGAGGTTTTAGAAATTTCACAGAAATAGAAGGTGGCTTTAATGCAATTGCAAAGACAAATATTCCTAAAACCAATTTTGTTTGCCAAAGTAAAATTTTAAAATAA
- the trxA gene encoding thioredoxin yields MNNFNQIIKSEKPVLVDFFATWCGPCQMLSPILKQVKDSLGDRVSIIKIDVDKNQLIASQYQVRGVPTMILFQNGKQLWRQSGVVSKEDLIKTIVEKSN; encoded by the coding sequence ATGAATAACTTTAATCAAATTATAAAATCAGAAAAACCAGTTTTGGTTGATTTTTTTGCTACTTGGTGTGGTCCTTGCCAAATGTTGAGCCCAATATTAAAACAAGTAAAAGATAGTTTAGGAGATCGTGTTTCAATTATAAAAATTGATGTTGACAAAAATCAGCTCATCGCATCACAATACCAAGTTCGAGGCGTTCCTACTATGATTTTATTTCAAAATGGGAAACAATTATGGAGACAATCTGGTGTTGTCTCAAAAGAAGATTTAATCAAAACTATTGTCGAAAAAAGCAACTAA
- a CDS encoding methyltransferase domain-containing protein: MNDKECCVASHENPLDQNYWDAQYKTKTTGWDLGQISPPIKLFIDSLKDKSCAILIPGCGNSYEAEYLVNQGFTNVTVIDIAPTLVDNLKTKFAGNPNIKVILGDFFEHKGNYDLIIEQTFFCALPPTMRQKYVWKMHQLLRDSGKIVGLLFNKIFESGPPFGGSKAEYVSLFKDAFYLTSMEICTNSIAPRANAELFIELTKNPKSIVNLYELEGITCSGCMDSITKLISDSSGVRNVSMNTSFSELLIVSEKEIDLSDLQQVISYDQKYKINKINA; the protein is encoded by the coding sequence ATGAATGATAAAGAATGCTGTGTAGCTTCACATGAAAATCCTTTGGATCAAAACTACTGGGATGCACAATACAAAACTAAAACAACCGGTTGGGACTTAGGACAAATCTCGCCTCCAATCAAACTTTTTATTGACTCTTTAAAGGATAAAAGTTGCGCTATACTGATTCCTGGTTGCGGTAATTCCTATGAAGCTGAATACCTAGTTAATCAAGGATTTACAAACGTTACCGTTATTGATATTGCTCCTACTTTAGTAGATAATCTAAAAACAAAATTTGCTGGTAATCCAAATATTAAAGTGATTTTAGGTGATTTTTTTGAACATAAAGGCAATTATGATTTGATTATTGAACAAACATTTTTCTGTGCATTGCCTCCAACTATGCGTCAAAAATACGTTTGGAAAATGCATCAGCTTTTAAGAGATTCTGGAAAAATTGTTGGCTTATTATTTAATAAAATTTTTGAAAGCGGTCCTCCTTTTGGAGGTAGTAAAGCAGAATACGTCTCATTATTTAAAGATGCTTTTTATTTAACGAGTATGGAAATTTGCACTAATTCAATCGCTCCAAGAGCTAATGCAGAACTTTTTATTGAGTTAACAAAAAACCCAAAATCAATAGTTAACCTTTATGAATTGGAAGGAATTACGTGTAGCGGTTGTATGGACAGTATTACAAAATTGATTTCAGATTCAAGTGGTGTACGCAATGTTAGCATGAATACAAGCTTTTCAGAGCTATTGATCGTTAGTGAAAAAGAAATTGACTTAAGTGATTTACAGCAAGTTATTTCTTATGATCAAAAATATAAAATAAACAAAATCAATGCCTAA